The following proteins are co-located in the Streptococcus downei MFe28 genome:
- a CDS encoding YebC/PmpR family DNA-binding transcriptional regulator — MGRKWANIVAKKTAKDGANSKVYAKFGVEIYAAAKQGEPDPESNSTLKFVLERAKQAQVPKHVIDKAIDKAKGNTDETFVEGRYEGFGPNGSMIIVDTLTSNVNRTAANVRSAFGKNGGNMGASGSVSYMFDRKGVIVFKGDDADSIFEQLLEADVDVDDVEAEDGSITVYTAPTDLHKGMEALRANGVEEFQVTELEMIPQSEVQLSGEDLEVFQGLIDVLEDDEDVQKVYHNVDLGE, encoded by the coding sequence ATGGGACGTAAATGGGCCAATATTGTTGCTAAGAAAACTGCTAAAGATGGTGCTAACTCAAAGGTTTACGCTAAGTTTGGTGTTGAAATTTATGCGGCTGCCAAGCAAGGGGAGCCAGATCCAGAGTCTAACTCAACTTTGAAATTTGTTTTGGAGCGGGCTAAGCAAGCGCAAGTACCTAAGCACGTTATTGATAAGGCCATTGACAAGGCCAAGGGGAATACCGATGAGACCTTTGTTGAAGGGCGCTATGAAGGTTTTGGGCCAAACGGTTCAATGATTATCGTTGATACTCTTACATCAAATGTTAATCGGACAGCGGCTAATGTTCGTTCTGCCTTCGGTAAGAATGGTGGGAATATGGGAGCTTCTGGTTCGGTTTCTTATATGTTTGACCGCAAGGGTGTCATTGTTTTCAAGGGTGACGATGCCGATAGCATTTTTGAGCAACTCTTGGAAGCTGATGTTGATGTTGATGATGTTGAAGCAGAAGATGGCTCCATTACCGTTTACACCGCCCCAACTGATCTCCACAAGGGAATGGAAGCCCTGCGGGCCAACGGTGTGGAAGAATTCCAAGTTACCGAATTAGAAATGATTCCGCAATCTGAAGTTCAACTGTCTGGCGAAGATTTAGAAGTCTTCCAAGGTTTAATTGACGTTCTCGAAGACGACGAAGATGTCCAAAAGGTCTACCACAACGTGGATCTTGGGGAATAA
- a CDS encoding MFS transporter produces MSRRMTDTLITTIAGLGMLLSTLDTGIINVALSFLKVHFQTTTSITAFAVTGYSLALAIFILPLGVFSDKLGKLKISYLGFVLFGLSSLFCGFSNSISWLIVGRIIQGIGAAALQATSAALITTLVSEETKNSSISILGVMIGLGPVLGPSLGGILLSLNIWRFIFWINVPFAIIAILINHYLLNKISENTTNQKLDREGTIINAVMLVFLLLGLSLLSKPKLLVISLVLIAISLLIGGLLYRVETKKATSLINVRELRANSKLLSYLLQTIAFGFASAVIFLLPPFIFEQLYHLGFGLTGFLVLGAPVGLVLFSRVSGKLNDGSKNIFFSRLGLGIICLSLIFLLILSPKWPYPLFTLGLFIYGVGGGYFQPANIASIMQASPIEMQGGAGALQRMVQNVAIFCGSAIGATCLNLWPNNLLLATRIAWTMTVVLVILSLKDMIIARLTMTKS; encoded by the coding sequence ATGAGTAGAAGAATGACGGACACACTCATAACAACTATTGCTGGACTTGGAATGTTGCTCTCAACCTTGGATACAGGGATTATCAATGTGGCCTTATCTTTTTTAAAAGTGCATTTTCAAACAACTACTAGTATTACTGCCTTCGCTGTAACAGGATACTCTTTGGCATTGGCTATTTTTATACTACCTCTGGGAGTTTTTAGTGATAAACTTGGAAAATTGAAAATTTCTTACTTAGGTTTTGTTCTATTTGGTCTAAGCTCTCTCTTTTGCGGATTTTCTAATAGCATTAGTTGGCTTATCGTTGGTCGTATCATCCAAGGAATTGGAGCCGCCGCCTTACAAGCTACATCTGCTGCGCTAATTACAACATTAGTCTCGGAAGAAACTAAAAATAGTTCTATTAGTATCTTAGGCGTTATGATAGGGCTTGGTCCTGTATTAGGACCCTCCTTGGGAGGAATACTACTTTCTCTAAATATTTGGCGTTTCATTTTTTGGATTAATGTTCCATTTGCAATCATAGCTATCCTTATTAATCACTACCTTCTTAATAAGATTTCTGAAAATACTACAAATCAAAAATTAGACAGAGAAGGCACAATTATCAATGCAGTCATGCTAGTTTTCCTTTTGTTAGGGTTATCTTTATTGAGTAAGCCAAAATTATTGGTAATCAGTCTCGTTTTAATTGCCATCAGCTTATTAATTGGTGGGCTACTATATCGAGTCGAAACCAAGAAAGCCACTTCCCTAATTAATGTTAGAGAGCTCAGAGCAAATTCCAAGCTCTTATCTTACTTATTACAGACAATTGCCTTTGGTTTTGCTTCAGCAGTTATATTTTTACTCCCCCCTTTTATCTTCGAGCAATTGTATCACTTAGGTTTCGGACTGACAGGTTTTCTCGTTCTAGGTGCACCAGTTGGATTAGTCTTATTTTCACGGGTCTCTGGTAAATTAAACGATGGGAGTAAGAATATTTTCTTTAGTCGTTTAGGACTAGGTATCATCTGTCTATCCTTGATTTTCTTGTTAATCTTATCTCCAAAGTGGCCTTATCCCCTCTTTACTCTTGGTCTATTCATTTATGGTGTTGGTGGTGGCTACTTCCAACCCGCTAATATTGCTAGTATCATGCAGGCAAGTCCTATAGAAATGCAAGGTGGTGCAGGCGCCCTTCAACGCATGGTTCAGAATGTTGCTATTTTCTGCGGTTCAGCAATTGGAGCAACCTGTTTAAATCTCTGGCCCAACAATCTTTTATTAGCAACTCGGATTGCTTGGACGATGACAGTGGTTTTAGTAATACTCAGCCTAAAAGATATGATAATTGCTAGATTAACAATGACAAAATCCTGA
- a CDS encoding ArsR/SmtB family transcription factor, with amino-acid sequence MAITIQFSDYALKTDETLTQKVQFVYSPLNELFRSLHVLLNPRHHGTNIDWVIRVQEKLSDDFYEKLHYFQPFYELGVPPILFCNFRYHATTIDEEVQNLKEFLSESAITNLIEQLEKVTNDRENSFIPQLAKGLEWKDFSLSNDKRLLNDLKLNPSEVFQTFFEFIDWYRREIFDDTWEEKSIQQKILIEIQKQSSFLRRHGLVEMFNHLQVERIRWKKEKLVIVKPFAQELQLEDSDSIVLLPSYFIWPHLFVEPFNQGVAITYDITDQANYYSSTPEDLVTIFKALSDPIRLQIMNYLIDKPSTTQSLSQILLLSNSSISRHLQILKEAKLLKIKKAKKFVLYEPTELVTQLMPDFYKYFKN; translated from the coding sequence ATGGCTATTACTATCCAATTTAGTGATTATGCCCTTAAAACGGATGAGACATTGACACAAAAGGTACAATTCGTCTACTCTCCACTAAATGAGCTTTTCAGAAGTTTGCATGTTTTGTTGAATCCTCGACATCATGGAACCAATATTGATTGGGTTATAAGAGTGCAAGAGAAATTATCCGACGACTTCTATGAAAAACTTCATTATTTTCAACCTTTTTACGAACTTGGAGTTCCACCAATTTTATTTTGCAATTTCCGATATCATGCGACAACGATTGATGAAGAAGTACAAAATCTAAAAGAATTTCTTTCGGAGTCAGCCATCACTAATTTAATCGAGCAACTGGAAAAAGTGACTAACGATCGGGAAAATTCTTTTATTCCTCAATTGGCAAAAGGGTTGGAGTGGAAGGATTTTTCATTGAGTAATGATAAGCGTTTGCTTAATGATTTAAAGCTAAATCCTTCTGAGGTTTTTCAAACCTTTTTTGAATTTATTGATTGGTACAGACGAGAAATTTTTGATGATACTTGGGAAGAAAAATCCATTCAGCAAAAAATATTGATTGAAATTCAGAAGCAGTCTTCCTTTTTGAGAAGGCATGGTTTGGTGGAAATGTTTAACCACCTGCAAGTTGAACGTATACGTTGGAAGAAGGAAAAGCTGGTCATTGTTAAGCCTTTTGCTCAAGAACTTCAGCTGGAAGATAGTGATTCAATCGTGCTACTACCTAGCTATTTTATATGGCCACATTTATTTGTTGAACCTTTTAATCAGGGGGTCGCTATTACTTATGATATTACAGATCAAGCCAATTACTATAGTTCAACTCCAGAAGATTTAGTAACGATTTTTAAAGCTTTAAGTGACCCGATACGCTTACAAATTATGAACTATCTGATAGATAAGCCAAGTACGACCCAATCTTTGTCACAAATCTTATTATTAAGTAATTCAAGTATTTCCAGACACTTACAAATTTTGAAAGAAGCAAAGTTGTTAAAAATAAAGAAGGCTAAAAAATTCGTCCTTTATGAGCCTACGGAATTAGTAACGCAGTTGATGCCAGATTTCTATAAATACTTCAAAAATTAA
- a CDS encoding CBS domain-containing protein produces MAVKDFMTRKVVYVSPDTTVAHAADIMREQGLRRLPVIEDDKLVGIVTAGTMAENSPSKATSLSIYEMNYLLNKTKIRDIMIKDVITVSPFASVEDAIYLMMTHKVGVLPVEENGMVSGIITDKDIFRTFLEVSGYGEEGVRVRILADDSVGVLEKIVSTIAKEGLNIRRTVIAGAKHGQVVNEIQIDGKVDTADLKAKLEAAGLTVDDIQETHAKALF; encoded by the coding sequence ATGGCTGTTAAAGATTTTATGACACGAAAGGTCGTCTATGTATCTCCAGATACGACGGTTGCCCATGCAGCGGATATTATGCGCGAGCAGGGTCTGCGGCGTCTACCTGTGATTGAGGATGATAAGCTGGTTGGGATTGTGACGGCTGGAACCATGGCAGAAAATAGTCCCTCCAAGGCAACTAGCCTATCTATTTATGAAATGAACTACCTGCTCAATAAGACCAAGATTCGAGACATCATGATTAAGGATGTCATCACGGTTTCCCCTTTTGCTAGCGTGGAAGACGCCATTTATCTAATGATGACCCACAAGGTTGGGGTACTTCCTGTTGAAGAAAATGGCATGGTTTCAGGGATTATCACTGATAAGGATATTTTCCGGACCTTCCTAGAAGTCTCTGGTTATGGTGAAGAAGGCGTGCGTGTCCGGATTTTGGCGGATGATAGCGTTGGTGTTCTGGAGAAAATTGTCAGCACTATTGCCAAGGAAGGCCTCAATATTCGCCGGACGGTCATCGCTGGGGCCAAACATGGTCAGGTTGTCAATGAGATCCAGATTGATGGCAAGGTTGATACTGCTGACCTCAAGGCCAAGCTGGAAGCGGCTGGTTTGACGGTCGATGATATTCAGGAAACTCATGCTAAAGCCTTATTTTAA
- the tmk gene encoding dTMP kinase, with translation MKNLNTQKGGYLITLEGPDGAGKTSVLERLVPLLEAQGHQVVTTREPGGVAIAESIREVILDVKNTAMDEKTELLLYIAARRQHFVEKVLPDLAQGKLVLVDRFIDSSVAYQGYGRGLSVTDIDWLNDYAIEDTKPDLTLLFDLPSELGLARIEQAEVREVNRLDLEKLDMHQRVRQGYLELAKSQPERIKVIDAAQELEKVVADALSTIQLALAKD, from the coding sequence ATGAAGAATCTGAACACGCAAAAAGGAGGGTATTTGATTACCCTTGAGGGACCTGATGGGGCTGGTAAGACCAGTGTCCTAGAAAGGTTGGTCCCCTTATTAGAAGCTCAAGGCCATCAAGTCGTGACGACTCGAGAACCTGGCGGCGTTGCTATAGCCGAGAGCATTAGGGAAGTCATCTTGGATGTCAAAAATACGGCCATGGATGAAAAGACCGAGCTCCTGCTATATATTGCTGCTCGTCGTCAGCACTTTGTTGAAAAGGTTCTGCCAGATCTGGCGCAAGGAAAGCTAGTTCTGGTGGACCGCTTTATTGATAGCTCGGTAGCCTATCAGGGTTATGGGCGTGGCCTCTCGGTGACAGATATTGACTGGCTCAATGACTATGCTATTGAAGACACCAAACCAGACTTGACCCTGCTTTTTGATTTGCCGTCTGAGCTGGGTTTGGCTCGGATTGAACAGGCTGAGGTTCGGGAAGTTAATCGTTTGGATTTGGAAAAATTGGACATGCACCAACGCGTGCGGCAGGGCTATTTGGAGCTAGCCAAGAGTCAGCCTGAGCGAATCAAGGTCATTGATGCGGCCCAAGAGTTAGAAAAGGTGGTTGCGGATGCTCTTTCGACTATCCAGCTGGCACTGGCAAAGGACTAA
- a CDS encoding DNA polymerase III subunit delta', with product MDLADLQPKIFQEFHHILQADRLSHAYLFSGNFASYEMAIFLAQSQFCENLQDSLPCGHCRECRLIAERDFSDVKVIEPQGNVIKTDTIRELLRDFSRSGFEGQSQVFIIRDSDKMHVNAANSLLKFIEEPQSSSYMILLTSDESKVLATIKSRCQIFRFPKNQAYLENLLEQKGLLKSKASLIAAVADDEASALSLADLSKFDDLCRSLEKFIAGLAKDPVQAFLQVTRLASLAIDKPEQDLVFKLLLVLLGRAQKPSQVSKVYQARQMWLSNVSFQNVLEYMVLK from the coding sequence ATGGATTTAGCAGACTTACAACCCAAGATTTTTCAGGAATTTCATCACATCTTGCAGGCGGACAGGCTCAGCCACGCCTACCTTTTCTCAGGGAATTTTGCCAGCTATGAGATGGCAATCTTTTTGGCTCAAAGTCAATTCTGCGAGAATTTACAGGATAGTCTCCCTTGCGGTCATTGTCGGGAATGCCGACTGATTGCTGAGCGGGATTTTTCCGATGTCAAGGTGATTGAGCCCCAGGGCAATGTTATCAAGACAGATACGATTCGTGAGCTTCTGCGGGATTTTAGCCGTTCTGGCTTTGAAGGTCAATCCCAGGTCTTTATTATTCGTGATTCCGACAAGATGCACGTCAATGCGGCCAATAGTCTCCTGAAATTTATTGAGGAGCCCCAGTCTTCCTCCTACATGATTCTTCTGACTTCGGATGAAAGTAAGGTTCTTGCGACCATCAAGAGTCGCTGTCAGATTTTTCGTTTTCCTAAGAATCAAGCCTATTTGGAAAATCTTCTGGAGCAAAAGGGCCTCTTAAAAAGTAAGGCCAGTTTAATTGCGGCAGTAGCTGATGATGAGGCTTCCGCTCTTTCTTTGGCAGACTTGTCTAAATTTGATGACCTCTGTCGTAGCCTGGAGAAATTCATCGCCGGTTTGGCCAAGGATCCTGTTCAGGCCTTCTTGCAGGTGACTCGTCTGGCTAGCCTAGCGATAGATAAGCCTGAACAGGATTTGGTCTTCAAGCTCCTCTTGGTTTTGCTGGGGCGAGCCCAAAAACCTAGTCAGGTGAGCAAGGTCTATCAGGCCAGACAGATGTGGCTCAGTAATGTTAGTTTTCAAAATGTCTTAGAATATATGGTGTTAAAATGA
- a CDS encoding PSP1 domain-containing protein, protein MTEVIGVKYEENDLVSYVLPNQAYEKDDIVVVRLRKGNRLAQVVQVNQDLDEQVLPAQIDKVLGLARQQDLERHQANQIFAQDNMSVVKDMIANRQLDMKLVNIAFPLDRSHVFISFTAEHRVDFRQLLKDLAAYFRARIELRQINTRDEAKIFGGLGPCGRPLCCSSFLGDFPPVSIKMVKNQGLSLNTGKTTGLCGRLLCCLSFEDDFYKEAKRKFPDYGSPVETAEGKGTVAGMDVFAQTVKVRFADRTSLLTYSLEEIRLYG, encoded by the coding sequence ATGACAGAAGTAATCGGGGTAAAGTATGAGGAGAATGACCTAGTCTCCTATGTCTTACCAAATCAAGCATATGAAAAGGATGATATTGTTGTGGTTCGCTTGCGTAAGGGCAACCGTTTAGCCCAAGTCGTGCAAGTCAATCAGGACCTGGATGAGCAGGTTCTGCCTGCTCAAATTGATAAGGTCTTAGGTCTAGCCCGCCAGCAGGATCTTGAGCGGCATCAGGCCAATCAGATTTTTGCTCAGGACAATATGTCAGTAGTTAAGGATATGATTGCCAATCGTCAGCTAGATATGAAGCTGGTTAATATTGCCTTCCCTCTAGATCGTAGCCATGTCTTTATCTCCTTTACGGCTGAGCATCGGGTGGATTTCCGACAATTGCTTAAAGACCTAGCAGCTTATTTCCGGGCGCGGATTGAATTGCGACAAATCAATACCCGTGATGAGGCCAAGATTTTTGGTGGTCTGGGTCCCTGCGGTCGGCCCCTGTGCTGTTCTAGTTTCCTTGGGGATTTCCCGCCGGTTTCCATTAAGATGGTCAAAAATCAAGGGCTCTCCCTCAATACTGGGAAGACCACGGGTCTTTGCGGTCGCCTGCTCTGCTGTCTCAGCTTTGAGGATGACTTTTACAAAGAAGCCAAGCGAAAGTTCCCTGATTATGGCAGTCCGGTTGAGACCGCAGAAGGCAAGGGAACGGTGGCCGGAATGGATGTTTTTGCCCAAACGGTTAAGGTTCGCTTTGCTGATCGGACCAGTCTACTGACCTATAGTTTGGAGGAGATTCGTTTATATGGATAA